The proteins below come from a single Moritella sp. F3 genomic window:
- a CDS encoding DsbA family protein, whose translation MKTKLLTLSKSITGALSIGILATQMAWAAPATTEATAMPQAEFNQMVKEALVNNPEILKAAIIALQENEQNKVKEQQGKSLNDNYAALFNNKMDPWMGAENPELTIAYFTDFNCPYCKKIEPLLDRLVEENPEIRVVYKLVPILGPSSKEATDLALTVWQNEPEKFAELHKKLMSRPSRLDSEAIAKVGKLTDTEEWLDDTGKSVETTINTSMGLMREFGLSGTPALVFADQIVGGLVPYEQLEKQVKAALAAKRNK comes from the coding sequence ATGAAAACGAAATTATTAACACTATCAAAGTCTATCACTGGTGCTCTTTCAATCGGTATTCTAGCAACACAAATGGCGTGGGCAGCTCCGGCTACAACTGAAGCAACTGCAATGCCACAAGCAGAGTTTAATCAAATGGTAAAAGAAGCTTTGGTTAATAATCCTGAGATCTTAAAAGCCGCTATTATTGCGCTGCAAGAAAATGAACAAAATAAAGTGAAAGAGCAGCAAGGAAAAAGCTTAAACGACAATTACGCAGCGTTGTTTAACAACAAAATGGACCCGTGGATGGGTGCTGAAAATCCAGAGCTAACGATTGCTTACTTTACCGATTTCAATTGCCCTTACTGTAAGAAAATTGAACCGCTACTTGATAGACTTGTAGAAGAGAATCCTGAAATACGCGTGGTGTATAAATTAGTACCTATCTTAGGCCCAAGCTCGAAAGAGGCGACGGATTTAGCGCTGACAGTATGGCAGAATGAACCTGAAAAATTTGCAGAACTGCATAAGAAATTGATGTCGCGTCCAAGTCGTTTAGATAGTGAGGCGATTGCTAAAGTCGGTAAGCTCACGGATACAGAAGAGTGGTTGGACGATACTGGTAAAAGTGTTGAAACGACAATTAATACAAGTATGGGCTTGATGCGTGAATTTGGTCTGAGTGGCACTCCTGCACTTGTTTTTGCTGACCAAATTGTGGGTGGTCTAGTGCCTTATGAGCAACTAGAGAAACAAGTTAAGGCGGCATTAGCGGCGAAACGTAACAAATAA
- a CDS encoding protein disulfide oxidoreductase, which yields MKQRLLGWTKQLVIFLLLALVITTAVDVWRGKDLAKDNPPALVSTTLKGEAVDLAELSKDQAVIVYFWATWCPVCSFVSPAVDTLSEYYPVVTVALSSGEDLRVTKYIQHHEYDFDVINDKNYDLGNDWKVKVTPTILIVKDGEVKWLTTGFTSLPGIWWRLMMS from the coding sequence ATGAAGCAACGACTACTTGGTTGGACCAAGCAATTAGTTATATTTTTGTTGTTAGCGCTGGTTATTACCACTGCTGTCGATGTATGGCGTGGTAAAGATCTAGCAAAAGATAACCCTCCCGCATTAGTTAGCACGACATTGAAAGGTGAAGCGGTCGATCTTGCTGAGTTAAGTAAAGATCAAGCCGTGATTGTTTATTTTTGGGCGACCTGGTGCCCTGTATGTAGTTTTGTTAGCCCTGCTGTTGATACTTTGTCGGAATACTATCCGGTAGTGACGGTGGCATTAAGTTCTGGTGAAGATCTGCGGGTGACAAAATACATACAGCATCATGAGTATGACTTTGATGTGATCAACGATAAAAACTATGATTTGGGTAATGACTGGAAAGTGAAAGTAACCCCGACCATCTTAATTGTCAAAGATGGTGAGGTTAAATGGCTAACTACCGGATTTACCAGTTTACCTGGGATCTGGTGGCGTTTAATGATGAGTTAA
- a CDS encoding methyl-accepting chemotaxis protein, with the protein MKINMPITDTEQFMKEGDILVSKTDLKGSITFVNRAFIEISGFTEAELLRKSHSIVRHPDMPPAAFKDLWETIQQGKPWTGIIKNRVKNGDFYWVVANVIPIKKNGQVIEFMSVRTKPTQQEVKDAELTYQAMNSDNVPRRNPLVTLKTLLVNTGLKAKLTILTTFIALIFVAGALVQYNNVHKIDTAWDSYQANISARGTVINEITASLGYGGIVHQFKNYILRQDEAYRQTFIQRYTSLLNQVNHYQALSGISAKEQNALKDIVNVAKQYRQNLDSVQSLITSGAGIKAIDSSVKVDSKPALNALLLLQQNYASLTQQTTNTLHTQINDSFISLGAERLVTFLILALLLMIVLNRTIMKPIKQLIGIFNHINEGKYENKFEIRHNSEFGQLFQAIYITQTKLNFDIQESRLTAEEALRIKNALDNVTANVMVADGQRNIIYMNDSVSKLLTNAEKDIKKDLPDFNVEKLLGANIDIFHKRPQHQQQMLQGLSSTHQANIKIGGRTMQLTLNPVTNAANERLGTVVEWNDKTAELAIEQEIDEIVAAAANGDLSKRINLEGKNEFFTKLSSGLNELLESSSLFVSDIGGLFSRMSEGDLTQSIEQEYNGEFQQIKNDANNTIDKLTTIISQIRESADTVSTASHEIALGNTDLSQRTEEQACSLEETASSMEEITATVKQSAANTDEANKLATEAKNKAQNGGKTVQEAVSAMKEILTASNRINDIIGVIDEIAFQTNLLALNAAVEAARAGEQGRGFAVVAGEVRNLSQRSADAAKEIKDLIRDSVEKVKVGSSLVNESGDTLQEIVHSVEHVANMIAEVSNAATEQSSGIEQVNQAVNQMDEVTQQNASLVEQASVASSAMSEQVNHMTQLIQFFKLIQAEQEERQMQNVPQHQGTQRQQGTRNANRHQRSGQQPTALPVTAQKKQSNDKAIAALSNNDNWDEF; encoded by the coding sequence ATGAAAATCAACATGCCAATTACAGATACGGAACAATTTATGAAAGAGGGAGATATCCTTGTCTCCAAGACCGATCTAAAAGGGTCTATCACCTTCGTAAATAGGGCATTTATTGAAATTAGTGGCTTTACTGAGGCTGAATTATTACGTAAAAGTCATAGTATAGTTAGACATCCAGATATGCCACCAGCCGCTTTTAAAGACTTATGGGAAACAATCCAACAAGGTAAACCTTGGACTGGTATCATTAAAAACAGGGTTAAAAATGGCGATTTTTACTGGGTCGTTGCAAACGTCATCCCAATTAAAAAAAATGGCCAAGTTATCGAATTTATGTCGGTAAGAACAAAGCCGACTCAACAAGAAGTGAAAGATGCTGAACTCACCTATCAGGCAATGAACAGCGATAACGTCCCGCGTAGAAATCCACTTGTCACGCTCAAGACATTACTAGTGAATACAGGGTTGAAAGCCAAACTCACCATATTAACGACTTTCATTGCCCTTATCTTCGTGGCTGGAGCGCTTGTTCAATATAATAACGTACACAAAATTGATACAGCTTGGGATAGCTATCAAGCTAATATTTCTGCACGCGGCACTGTCATCAATGAAATTACCGCATCATTAGGCTATGGCGGTATTGTCCATCAATTCAAAAATTATATTCTGCGTCAAGATGAGGCTTACAGACAAACATTTATTCAACGCTATACCAGCCTACTAAACCAGGTCAATCATTACCAAGCTTTATCAGGCATTAGTGCAAAAGAACAAAATGCACTAAAAGACATCGTTAATGTTGCAAAACAATACCGTCAGAATCTCGATAGCGTCCAATCTCTCATTACCAGCGGTGCAGGAATTAAGGCAATTGATAGCAGTGTGAAAGTGGATAGCAAACCTGCGCTTAATGCGCTTCTACTATTACAACAAAATTACGCCTCCCTCACACAGCAGACCACGAATACCCTGCATACCCAAATCAATGATTCCTTTATCAGTTTAGGAGCAGAAAGACTCGTCACGTTCCTCATTTTAGCCTTGCTTTTAATGATTGTACTAAACCGCACAATCATGAAACCAATCAAGCAGCTAATTGGTATTTTCAATCATATTAACGAAGGTAAATACGAGAATAAATTTGAAATTCGCCATAACAGTGAATTTGGCCAACTGTTCCAAGCTATTTACATTACTCAAACCAAGCTTAACTTTGATATTCAAGAGTCACGCTTAACTGCGGAAGAAGCCCTACGTATCAAGAATGCCCTAGACAATGTCACCGCCAATGTCATGGTGGCAGATGGCCAACGTAATATTATCTACATGAATGATTCCGTAAGTAAATTGCTTACTAACGCAGAGAAAGACATCAAAAAAGACTTACCTGATTTTAATGTTGAAAAGTTACTCGGTGCGAATATTGATATTTTCCATAAACGTCCACAACATCAACAGCAAATGCTGCAAGGATTATCATCAACCCATCAAGCAAATATCAAAATTGGTGGCAGAACAATGCAGCTCACCCTAAACCCTGTTACCAACGCAGCCAATGAACGTCTCGGTACCGTGGTGGAATGGAATGATAAAACCGCTGAACTGGCCATTGAACAGGAAATTGACGAAATTGTAGCTGCCGCGGCAAACGGAGATTTATCCAAACGCATTAACCTTGAAGGTAAGAATGAATTCTTTACCAAGTTAAGCAGTGGTTTAAATGAATTACTAGAAAGCTCATCTTTGTTTGTCAGTGATATCGGCGGCTTGTTCTCACGCATGTCTGAAGGTGACCTAACGCAATCAATTGAACAAGAATACAATGGTGAATTTCAACAAATCAAAAATGATGCAAACAACACTATCGATAAGTTAACCACCATTATCAGTCAGATCCGCGAATCAGCTGATACCGTAAGCACCGCATCACACGAAATAGCGCTGGGTAATACAGATCTAAGTCAACGTACGGAAGAGCAGGCTTGCTCATTAGAAGAAACAGCCTCGAGCATGGAAGAGATCACCGCGACCGTGAAGCAAAGTGCAGCGAATACAGATGAAGCGAATAAACTCGCGACCGAAGCCAAAAATAAAGCCCAAAATGGCGGTAAAACCGTACAAGAAGCGGTTTCCGCAATGAAAGAGATTTTGACTGCGAGTAACCGCATCAATGACATTATTGGTGTCATTGATGAGATCGCCTTCCAAACCAATCTACTGGCACTAAATGCAGCCGTAGAGGCAGCCCGAGCAGGTGAGCAAGGTCGTGGTTTTGCGGTTGTTGCAGGTGAAGTTCGCAATTTATCACAACGCTCCGCCGATGCCGCGAAAGAAATTAAAGACCTGATCCGCGACAGCGTTGAAAAAGTAAAAGTAGGTTCTTCATTAGTCAATGAATCGGGAGATACATTACAAGAGATAGTACATTCAGTTGAACACGTGGCCAATATGATTGCTGAAGTCAGTAATGCGGCAACAGAGCAATCTAGCGGTATTGAACAAGTTAACCAAGCCGTGAATCAAATGGATGAAGTGACGCAACAAAATGCATCACTTGTCGAGCAAGCATCAGTAGCAAGTTCTGCGATGTCTGAACAGGTCAATCACATGACCCAGTTAATCCAGTTCTTTAAACTAATACAAGCAGAGCAAGAAGAACGACAAATGCAAAATGTACCGCAGCATCAAGGTACACAACGTCAGCAAGGTACCCGGAATGCGAACCGCCACCAGCGCAGTGGACAGCAACCAACCGCTCTGCCAGTGACGGCGCAGAAAAAGCAATCCAATGACAAGGCAATCGCCGCATTATCCAATAACGACAATTGGGATGAGTTTTAA
- a CDS encoding polysaccharide pyruvyl transferase family protein, which produces MLPFLNRELKTILKDTEFLYWWNPGNKFRVIQRAFNVGDILSAYIVWNVMREKNETIKIDKKLLAIGSIMDHASDGDVIWGSGYNSNRQDMHYNFTQLDVRAVRGPLTKTFLENRGIYVPEVFGDPGLLSSKYFASSEIKDIEYLMIPHYNEDKHKFKAEFILETKGSVPKFMSQIVRAKKVISSSLHGIIIAESFGIPAVLLKDNNGEGIEKYDDYYQGSGRSNFPVCTSLNEALSVTPNALPDVHKIQQRLLNSFPTS; this is translated from the coding sequence ATGTTGCCATTTCTAAATAGGGAGTTGAAAACCATTTTAAAAGATACAGAGTTTTTATATTGGTGGAATCCAGGTAATAAATTTAGAGTAATTCAGAGGGCGTTTAACGTAGGTGATATTTTATCCGCATATATAGTTTGGAATGTGATGCGTGAAAAAAATGAAACAATTAAAATCGATAAAAAACTACTTGCGATAGGGTCTATTATGGATCATGCAAGTGACGGTGACGTCATTTGGGGCTCTGGTTATAATTCAAATAGACAAGATATGCACTATAACTTTACTCAGTTAGATGTCAGGGCAGTGAGAGGTCCTTTAACAAAAACGTTTTTAGAAAATAGAGGCATCTATGTTCCTGAGGTATTCGGAGACCCTGGTCTATTATCGTCTAAATATTTTGCGTCATCGGAAATCAAAGATATTGAGTATCTTATGATACCCCATTACAATGAAGATAAACATAAATTCAAAGCTGAATTCATTTTAGAAACAAAAGGTTCTGTCCCTAAGTTTATGTCTCAAATAGTAAGAGCAAAAAAAGTAATCTCTAGTTCACTGCATGGTATTATCATCGCAGAGTCATTCGGTATTCCAGCTGTTTTATTAAAAGATAATAATGGCGAAGGGATTGAGAAATATGATGATTATTATCAGGGTTCTGGGAGAAGTAATTTCCCCGTTTGTACTTCATTGAACGAGGCGCTATCTGTTACACCAAATGCTTTGCCTGATGTGCATAAAATTCAACAACGATTACTTAATTCCTTTCCTACTTCTTAG
- a CDS encoding oligosaccharide repeat unit polymerase: MINMNTLNPRVQILLSFILTFVAGLLWYKTKMWLVPVVFVATPLMLIALLRIPFYVVITFIIFSYFRIHEAFPVLIPLHIPLAFSLASFFVLGWHIFLSNNIKIYWTTELTLVCLFLGWAAFGIMFAYNRGAALSTFTGVLSKVWVMTIAICWLVRSIHHFRIATYLYVVAGVLVGLKAISNKLQGIGLVEGTRVTISRDIGSLIGDPNDLSLVLMFPMSFTLSNLLQPKIGKFHRVLLALAYVILFWAIIATQSRGGLMGIMAVTGYFAFKRIKNKLYIVAGGAMLLPILLVMAGVSDRSSGGAAEEGVDESAMGRIYAWIAAWGMAVENPFTGVGINNFYLNYYLFSPHWDGKNHAVHSTWFQVLAETGFVGLGLLIALITMTFKRLWRTEVDSRVLPINERNTIVTCNDGIFAGLIAFCIAGTFLTQGFTWPLYILLSMTVALAKILSDRLAVEERAKVD; this comes from the coding sequence ATGATAAATATGAATACGCTTAATCCGCGAGTGCAAATACTGTTAAGTTTTATACTAACCTTTGTGGCTGGTCTATTGTGGTATAAAACTAAAATGTGGTTGGTGCCAGTGGTATTCGTTGCGACGCCGCTGATGTTGATTGCATTGTTAAGGATCCCATTTTATGTGGTCATTACTTTTATTATTTTTTCCTACTTTCGTATTCACGAAGCCTTCCCAGTACTGATCCCTTTACATATTCCTTTAGCATTTTCGTTAGCGTCTTTTTTCGTGCTTGGCTGGCATATATTCTTAAGTAATAATATTAAAATATATTGGACGACTGAGCTGACATTAGTTTGCTTATTTTTAGGCTGGGCGGCGTTTGGGATCATGTTTGCTTATAATCGCGGTGCTGCGCTTAGCACGTTCACAGGCGTGTTAAGTAAAGTGTGGGTGATGACAATCGCGATCTGTTGGCTGGTACGCAGTATTCATCACTTTCGTATTGCCACTTATTTATATGTTGTCGCTGGCGTACTCGTCGGCTTAAAAGCAATTAGTAACAAGTTACAAGGTATTGGCCTTGTTGAGGGGACGCGGGTAACGATTTCTCGAGATATAGGCTCGTTAATTGGCGATCCGAATGACTTATCGCTCGTATTGATGTTTCCCATGTCGTTTACCTTATCCAATTTACTGCAGCCTAAAATTGGTAAATTTCACCGAGTACTTTTAGCTTTAGCGTATGTTATTTTGTTTTGGGCCATCATTGCTACGCAAAGTCGTGGCGGACTCATGGGGATCATGGCTGTGACGGGGTATTTTGCATTTAAGCGCATTAAAAATAAGCTCTATATAGTGGCTGGTGGTGCTATGTTACTGCCTATTCTATTAGTGATGGCGGGGGTATCTGACCGTTCGTCTGGCGGTGCTGCAGAAGAGGGCGTTGACGAGTCCGCGATGGGGCGTATCTATGCGTGGATTGCCGCGTGGGGGATGGCGGTTGAAAATCCTTTTACAGGGGTTGGTATCAATAATTTCTATCTCAATTATTATTTATTTAGCCCGCATTGGGATGGTAAAAATCATGCAGTACACAGTACCTGGTTTCAGGTATTAGCGGAAACCGGCTTCGTCGGATTAGGACTGCTTATTGCCCTTATTACGATGACGTTTAAACGCTTGTGGCGTACTGAAGTGGATAGCCGGGTGTTACCGATTAATGAGCGAAATACAATTGTGACTTGTAACGATGGTATTTTTGCTGGGCTAATTGCTTTTTGTATCGCTGGCACGTTTTTAACGCAAGGTTTTACTTGGCCTTTGTATATATTGCTGTCGATGACAGTCGCATTGGCTAAAATATTGTCAGACAGACTTGCAGTTGAAGAAAGGGCTAAAGTGGACTAG
- a CDS encoding UvrD-helicase domain-containing protein: MSLSALPDYSFSNVAQLFGANCRTLSFRPEGAVFTTKRQQTYHYPWASFEPKLKHYRGSFFDTIILNWEDQRVRLNGVTKADVKSLIDDLYFHALMGNEAKILALYQQLTQIIEQGYIPHSKWLRLKSLLSPWADWFEMLPSMNKIPTTLKSPLTHLRFWQQSQVDNLDKYNQAVMDKHKQSHKTLFDNLELHPLTEKQRDACVVANDANLVLAGAGCGKTSVMLGRCAYLLESQQATADSILVLAFAKDAAHEMKSRLTERLPQANITVKTFHALALDIIKQVDGERPKVSKLASSDNAKQQFFKQKIAELLCERTSPDEDFRALFCEYCYAYVAWLGKLPENKHDAEVERLLAGKGGYKKLLSQLVELTMQYKNSLTDKSKHKSQTLQKLQKLADTDFAALTHEIVEVLLGYYQADLDERNELDFDEMIIQACDYVSNGQFNSPWLHILVDEFQDISQARASLVKQLQAQDADSKLFCVGDDWQAIYQFAGSDIAVTTRFSDYFGITSTLPLDTTFRFNDQISAVASKFVMANEEQLDKQITTHSKAKKACVQISYYQLADDQKKSNNKKSTKKASYEAASLPVNTLVTASVSKPVSKSSPANELLLEKKLSQLATGKQKDKKKVEDKGEGKGEGKQKSVLLLARFNFQLPDAKSLAALSLQYPQLDIKAMTVHSSKGQEADHVIVLAMEAGEHGFPCHKRRHPFAAILQPDLSGFPDAEERRLFYVALTRARQQVNLLCNKGKPSSFVEELLAGGYAVTVTK, from the coding sequence TTGAGTTTATCTGCATTGCCTGACTATTCTTTTTCTAATGTTGCTCAGTTATTTGGTGCCAATTGCCGCACCTTATCATTTCGTCCTGAAGGGGCTGTTTTTACCACTAAGCGACAACAAACCTACCATTACCCTTGGGCAAGCTTTGAACCTAAGTTGAAGCACTACCGTGGGTCCTTCTTTGATACCATCATACTCAATTGGGAAGACCAGCGGGTACGGTTAAATGGCGTGACTAAAGCTGACGTGAAAAGCCTTATTGATGACTTATATTTCCATGCATTAATGGGCAATGAAGCTAAAATATTAGCGCTTTATCAGCAGCTTACTCAGATAATCGAGCAAGGTTATATTCCTCATTCAAAATGGTTAAGGTTAAAATCACTCTTATCGCCTTGGGCGGATTGGTTTGAAATGTTACCGAGTATGAATAAGATACCCACAACACTGAAAAGTCCTTTAACACACTTGCGCTTTTGGCAACAAAGTCAGGTCGATAATCTGGATAAATATAACCAAGCGGTGATGGACAAGCATAAACAAAGTCACAAAACCTTGTTTGATAACCTCGAACTCCACCCACTGACTGAAAAGCAACGAGATGCCTGTGTTGTTGCTAATGATGCCAATTTGGTACTCGCGGGTGCAGGCTGTGGTAAAACTAGTGTCATGCTAGGACGTTGCGCTTATTTACTTGAGTCACAGCAAGCGACTGCCGACAGCATATTGGTACTGGCGTTTGCAAAAGATGCTGCGCATGAGATGAAATCCAGGCTTACCGAGCGCTTACCGCAGGCAAATATCACGGTTAAAACCTTCCATGCGTTAGCGTTAGATATCATAAAACAAGTAGATGGTGAGAGGCCAAAAGTCAGTAAACTTGCCAGTAGTGACAATGCCAAGCAACAATTTTTTAAGCAAAAGATAGCAGAACTGTTATGCGAGCGGACGTCGCCTGATGAAGACTTTAGAGCGTTGTTCTGTGAGTACTGTTACGCCTATGTCGCTTGGCTAGGTAAGTTGCCTGAGAATAAGCATGACGCTGAAGTAGAAAGATTATTAGCAGGCAAGGGCGGTTATAAGAAACTATTAAGTCAACTCGTCGAATTGACTATGCAGTATAAAAATAGCCTTACAGATAAATCGAAACATAAATCACAAACCTTACAAAAGTTACAGAAATTAGCCGATACTGACTTCGCCGCGTTAACGCATGAGATTGTTGAGGTACTACTTGGCTATTATCAAGCTGACCTGGACGAGCGTAATGAGCTCGATTTTGATGAGATGATCATCCAAGCCTGCGATTATGTCAGCAATGGTCAGTTTAACTCGCCTTGGTTACATATCCTCGTTGATGAGTTTCAAGATATCTCGCAAGCGCGCGCTAGTTTGGTAAAACAGCTACAAGCTCAGGATGCTGACAGTAAGCTATTCTGTGTTGGTGATGATTGGCAGGCTATTTATCAATTCGCTGGCAGCGATATTGCGGTGACTACACGTTTTAGTGATTACTTTGGTATAACGAGTACCTTACCCTTGGATACGACATTCCGTTTCAATGATCAGATCAGCGCGGTTGCCAGCAAATTTGTGATGGCTAATGAAGAACAGCTAGATAAACAGATAACAACGCATAGCAAAGCCAAAAAAGCCTGTGTGCAGATAAGTTATTATCAGCTTGCTGACGACCAGAAAAAATCCAATAATAAAAAAAGTACGAAGAAAGCGAGTTATGAGGCTGCGTCATTACCAGTAAATACGTTAGTAACTGCATCTGTAAGTAAACCTGTAAGTAAATCATCACCAGCAAATGAGCTGTTGTTAGAAAAGAAATTATCGCAATTAGCGACAGGCAAACAGAAAGATAAAAAGAAAGTGGAAGACAAAGGTGAGGGGAAAGGCGAAGGCAAACAAAAATCAGTATTATTGCTAGCGCGCTTTAATTTTCAATTACCTGATGCGAAGTCCCTGGCTGCATTATCGTTACAATACCCGCAATTGGATATCAAAGCCATGACAGTGCATAGCTCGAAAGGCCAAGAGGCTGATCATGTGATTGTTCTCGCGATGGAGGCTGGTGAGCATGGTTTCCCTTGCCATAAACGTCGTCACCCGTTTGCTGCGATATTACAACCTGATCTGTCTGGATTCCCTGATGCAGAGGAACGCCGCTTGTTCTATGTCGCCTTAACACGGGCGCGCCAGCAAGTTAACTTATTGTGCAATAAAGGCAAACCATCGAGCTTTGTAGAAGAGTTGCTGGCGGGAGGCTACGCTGTCACAGTAACTAAGTAA
- the rsmS gene encoding pleiotropic regulatory protein RsmS, whose translation MSLKNAPKHIQLAVDLIQLLEENQMQADTVVKALAIVQQDFQRKLEAETTDITS comes from the coding sequence ATGTCGCTAAAAAACGCGCCAAAACATATACAATTAGCTGTCGATCTTATTCAATTACTAGAAGAAAACCAGATGCAAGCTGATACTGTCGTGAAAGCACTTGCTATCGTACAGCAAGACTTTCAACGTAAGCTTGAAGCTGAAACCACAGATATTACCAGCTAA
- the priC gene encoding primosomal replication protein PriC produces MATINRQQQQLNQLAQRIQQLSVLSKQVNSSHTSTISYKLRDRALFYPGLFISKNQDIHQYVTELEKSMIRLQGYFDKQATQGNKPSITPSNSLPIKNELSIEEVLLEKVAHQFRAINGVLQQCHFRRGEVQEQQKNYDVIAKKLLQKSHHLYAKLAQQIEYERRLQAMIDQQSDPIQLQQTMQRLQRCQTATAKVRQQLQRYEQKKDLS; encoded by the coding sequence ATGGCTACAATAAACCGTCAGCAGCAACAGCTAAACCAACTCGCTCAGCGAATTCAACAACTGAGCGTGTTAAGCAAACAGGTAAACTCCAGCCATACCAGCACCATTAGTTACAAGTTACGAGACCGCGCCCTATTCTATCCAGGTTTGTTTATCTCTAAAAATCAAGATATTCATCAATATGTTACTGAATTAGAAAAAAGCATGATCCGCTTACAAGGTTATTTTGATAAACAAGCAACGCAAGGTAATAAACCGAGCATAACGCCAAGCAATTCCTTACCTATAAAAAATGAGTTATCGATAGAAGAAGTACTATTAGAGAAAGTAGCGCATCAATTTAGAGCGATCAACGGCGTATTACAACAATGTCATTTTAGACGTGGTGAAGTTCAAGAACAGCAGAAGAATTATGATGTTATTGCGAAGAAGTTATTGCAGAAATCACATCATTTATATGCCAAATTAGCACAACAAATAGAATATGAACGCCGTTTGCAAGCAATGATAGATCAACAAAGTGATCCGATTCAATTGCAACAAACAATGCAAAGATTACAGCGTTGTCAGACAGCAACAGCCAAAGTACGACAGCAATTACAACGCTATGAACAAAAGAAAGATCTTAGCTAG